The Rhodocytophaga rosea genome has a segment encoding these proteins:
- a CDS encoding sensor histidine kinase, whose product MEVRTEAARNALQNITGPSLVVDYRGVPVVSAYHRLNIPGLNWAIVSEIDQVEAMQPVYQMRSTMVLIGIGVCFLITLLTWFVSVPLSQRIDGLKDIVLQLSQGKLPGKPLLTGNYDEIGQMIQAMNQLILGLRRTSLFASEIGNGQLQSPYEPLSAEDTLGNALIQMRDKLKASQEKEIVLSRQRTTALLEGEENERRRISRELHDGIGQLLTAIQFKINAIEGQEQARKEIKTILDETILEVRRISHNLMPSVLRDFGLEAALRSLCNRTAQATGWQVSFSFDADPEAPALSQEFITSLYRIAQEGIHNAVKHAQATKLDVIVDHEPDQVQLRMRDNGKGFDLQTYETQDGEGNGIRNMRERTHLLGGKFQLISRVGEGTTLVISVPLGEEVTERMSD is encoded by the coding sequence GGACCATCGTTAGTAGTGGATTACCGGGGAGTTCCGGTGGTGAGCGCCTATCACAGGCTCAATATTCCCGGATTAAACTGGGCGATTGTTTCTGAGATTGACCAGGTAGAAGCAATGCAGCCAGTTTATCAGATGCGCAGCACAATGGTTCTGATCGGAATAGGCGTTTGTTTTCTGATTACGTTACTTACCTGGTTTGTATCGGTGCCACTTTCTCAACGCATCGATGGACTCAAAGACATTGTATTGCAACTCTCTCAGGGTAAATTACCAGGAAAACCTTTGCTTACCGGCAATTACGATGAAATTGGCCAGATGATACAAGCCATGAACCAGTTAATATTAGGATTGAGACGCACTTCTTTATTTGCCAGTGAAATTGGAAATGGACAGTTACAATCACCCTATGAACCCTTAAGTGCAGAGGATACGCTGGGAAATGCCCTGATTCAGATGCGGGATAAACTAAAAGCCAGCCAGGAAAAAGAGATAGTATTGAGCCGGCAGCGTACAACGGCTCTACTGGAAGGCGAAGAAAATGAGCGAAGACGTATTTCCAGAGAATTACATGATGGCATTGGGCAGTTGCTCACGGCCATTCAGTTTAAGATCAATGCAATTGAAGGGCAGGAACAAGCCAGGAAGGAGATTAAAACGATTTTAGACGAGACCATTCTGGAGGTGAGGCGCATCTCACATAACCTGATGCCGAGTGTGCTAAGGGATTTTGGACTGGAGGCTGCCTTGCGTTCGCTTTGCAACCGTACAGCGCAGGCTACTGGCTGGCAAGTGAGCTTTAGCTTTGATGCCGACCCGGAAGCGCCTGCCCTATCCCAGGAGTTTATCACTAGCTTGTACCGGATTGCACAGGAGGGGATTCACAATGCTGTGAAACATGCGCAGGCTACTAAGCTGGATGTAATTGTAGATCATGAGCCTGATCAGGTGCAACTTAGGATGAGGGATAATGGCAAAGGTTTCGACTTGCAAACGTATGAAACGCAGGACGGTGAAGGAAATGGTATACGCAATATGCGGGAACGGACACATCTGCTAGGTGGTAAATTCCAGCTGATAAGCCGGGTAGGAGAGGGCACTACGTTAGTTATATCTGTACCTTTAGGAGAGGAAGTGACTGAGCGGATGAGTGATTGA
- a CDS encoding response regulator, whose translation MTQETIRIVIADDHPLVRNGLKTVLHTMPGFQVVAEAENGLQLLKLIDEYKPDVALVDISMPQLNGLEALQQLNAQHPDLKLIMLTMHEEPEYILKSLSSGAQAYLLKNVEPEELQKAIITVAKGGKYYNPTIASIVINNLSKPEPDEEALTPRELEVLRLICRGMSNHQIASELFISIRTVEKHRVNVLRKMQAVNTADLVRKALERGLID comes from the coding sequence ATGACACAAGAAACGATCCGTATTGTAATTGCTGATGATCATCCCCTGGTGAGAAACGGCCTGAAAACCGTATTACATACCATGCCTGGATTTCAGGTAGTGGCCGAAGCTGAAAATGGATTGCAGTTACTCAAACTCATTGATGAATATAAGCCGGATGTCGCTTTGGTAGATATTTCCATGCCCCAACTCAATGGGCTGGAGGCTTTGCAGCAACTGAATGCGCAGCATCCTGATCTGAAACTGATTATGCTTACCATGCATGAGGAACCTGAGTATATTTTAAAAAGCCTGAGCAGTGGCGCACAGGCATATTTGCTTAAGAATGTAGAACCAGAGGAGTTACAAAAGGCGATTATTACAGTGGCTAAAGGAGGAAAATATTATAATCCTACCATTGCCAGCATTGTCATTAATAATTTGTCCAAACCTGAACCTGATGAGGAAGCACTAACGCCCAGAGAATTGGAAGTGCTCCGCCTGATTTGCCGGGGCATGAGTAATCATCAGATTGCCAGCGAACTATTTATCAGTATCCGTACTGTAGAAAAACACAGGGTAAATGTGCTTAGAAAAATGCAAGCTGTGAATACAGCCGATCTGGTGAGAAAAGCCCTGGAGAGAGGATTAATTGATTAG
- the tatC gene encoding twin-arginine translocase subunit TatC — MEQDNNSSNGTGGKGMISSIIKRNPKQKPPQEEEKEMSFIDHLEELRWHVVRSVAAIFVFSFLAFSNKELVFGKIIMGPSKPTFWTYRMFCELGRKMSSDALCIDKLNFVIQARELSEQFTMHLASSLVIGLVLAFPYAFWEMWRFIKPGLHPTERRMTTGATFFVSLLFLMGVTFGYLIVTPLSINFLSSYQLDESIVNEFNISSYISTLVTLTLGCGIMFQLPMLAFVLSKMGIITPSLMRSYRKHSIVVILIVAAIITPPDVISQILVAMPLFLLYEVSILISARVERARLKEMNTEL; from the coding sequence TTGGAACAAGATAATAATTCGAGTAATGGTACAGGAGGTAAGGGAATGATCAGCAGCATCATTAAAAGAAATCCTAAGCAAAAACCGCCGCAAGAGGAAGAAAAAGAGATGTCGTTTATTGACCATCTGGAAGAACTCCGCTGGCATGTCGTACGTTCGGTAGCGGCGATATTTGTATTTAGCTTCCTTGCTTTCTCCAACAAGGAACTTGTATTTGGCAAAATTATTATGGGGCCATCCAAGCCAACTTTCTGGACCTACCGCATGTTTTGCGAACTGGGTAGAAAAATGAGCTCTGATGCCTTATGTATAGATAAACTTAATTTTGTGATTCAGGCCAGAGAACTCTCCGAGCAATTCACCATGCACCTGGCTTCATCGCTGGTGATTGGCCTTGTTCTGGCTTTTCCTTATGCTTTCTGGGAAATGTGGCGGTTTATTAAACCAGGCCTTCATCCTACAGAACGCCGGATGACTACCGGAGCTACTTTTTTTGTAAGCCTGCTTTTTTTAATGGGGGTGACATTTGGTTATTTAATAGTAACACCGCTTTCCATCAATTTCCTCTCCAGTTATCAGCTGGATGAAAGCATCGTCAATGAATTCAACATCAGCTCATATATTTCTACATTGGTTACCCTTACCCTGGGTTGCGGCATCATGTTCCAGTTGCCCATGCTGGCTTTTGTGCTTTCCAAGATGGGTATTATTACACCGAGTTTGATGCGTTCTTACCGCAAACATTCTATTGTTGTGATTCTGATCGTGGCCGCTATTATTACGCCACCAGATGTGATCAGCCAGATTCTGGTTGCCATGCCTCTGTTCTTACTCTATGAAGTAAGCATTCTGATTTCGGCCAGAGTAGAACGTGCCAGATTGAAAGAAATGAATACTGAGCTATAA
- a CDS encoding IS701 family transposase encodes MISKKEYVEYLLSTAINYTCTHMADHKVSVSHDEVSDFLRQERFTPADLWQIVHPHLEDSPTAVIIADDSVQDKRYSHFIELVKKQYSGNEHGLVKGIGLVNFVHSSGNDGDFWPIDYRIYHPDTDGKTKNDHFQEMFMRLVTHKRLKCSTILFDTWYASVENLKLIHRHGWTFFTTLKSNRKVSLSKETGYQHLDKLIFEDQVKGLLVKLKEVPFMVKLFKIVAPNGDIDYVITNDLDHSVNLFVAELKNDNRWQVEDFHRGFKQLTGSEKCQCRKARSQRNHLACCYHAWVSLKVKAKQVYKTIYQIRKELFSDYLMHELRYPKIQAV; translated from the coding sequence ATGATAAGCAAAAAAGAATATGTGGAGTATCTGTTGAGTACGGCTATCAATTACACCTGTACCCATATGGCTGACCATAAAGTCTCAGTTAGCCATGATGAGGTAAGCGATTTTCTGCGACAGGAACGCTTTACCCCGGCAGATTTGTGGCAAATCGTTCACCCCCACCTTGAGGATTCGCCGACTGCGGTCATTATTGCAGATGACAGTGTTCAGGATAAGCGCTATTCTCACTTCATTGAACTAGTTAAAAAGCAATACTCGGGTAATGAGCATGGCTTAGTGAAAGGGATTGGTTTAGTCAATTTTGTGCATTCATCAGGCAATGACGGAGATTTTTGGCCTATTGATTACCGCATCTACCATCCCGACACGGATGGTAAAACCAAAAATGACCATTTTCAGGAAATGTTCATGCGGCTTGTCACTCATAAAAGGCTCAAATGTAGCACTATTCTTTTTGACACCTGGTATGCCTCAGTGGAGAATCTCAAACTCATTCACCGTCATGGTTGGACATTTTTCACTACCCTGAAAAGCAACCGTAAAGTGAGTCTCAGTAAGGAAACAGGCTATCAGCACTTAGATAAACTTATTTTTGAGGATCAGGTAAAAGGCTTGCTTGTTAAATTAAAAGAAGTGCCTTTTATGGTCAAGTTATTCAAGATAGTTGCCCCAAACGGCGACATTGACTATGTCATTACCAATGACTTAGACCACTCGGTAAACCTGTTTGTCGCAGAGCTTAAAAACGACAACCGGTGGCAGGTGGAAGACTTCCATAGAGGCTTCAAACAATTGACAGGCTCAGAAAAGTGTCAATGCAGAAAAGCCCGTTCGCAAAGAAATCATTTAGCCTGCTGTTATCATGCATGGGTATCTTTGAAAGTAAAAGCCAAACAAGTGTATAAAACCATTTATCAAATTAGAAAAGAGCTTTTCTCCGACTATTTGATGCATGAACTTAGGTATCCAAAAATCCAGGCCGTTTAA